A single region of the Podospora pseudopauciseta strain CBS 411.78 chromosome 1, whole genome shotgun sequence genome encodes:
- the ned1 gene encoding lipin Ned1 (BUSCO:EOG092636Y6; COG:I; COG:N; EggNog:ENOG503NVUI), giving the protein MQYVRNLSDSVSTAWNSINPATLSGAIDVIVVEQEDGSLLCSPFHVRFGKFSLLRPYEKKVEFKVNGVKQPYSMKLGEGGEAFFVFETSDTIPKSLQTSPLVSPASSPPLSPQQTTGLGEPEALDLNDPKVRSASFSRPPLTVLPNQRDGLITPRSASPEFGKTGTSIGDWSPPRPHSDDVLRMTARRAPSEDSDDPENPKYSDRSHSPPPLSASEALQRAMNLSRELAAVNIQTHITETGDLMLDMSNFKNNEEDAIKTEILARKVLSEELDGYYDIGALFGVDERGNLWIYSSEGAKAAAMKKAMESSLRNDNGIVMDAASDPGYQSDSSDVTASPSVPSHRRADSDLGQMSIQTPPSSPGSSTAGDPNRNYAKTLRLTSDQLKALNLKPGENSMSFTVNRATCSAYMYLWKYEVPVVISDIDGTITKSDALGHVLNMIGRDWTHAGVAKLYTDIVANGYNIMYLTSRSVGQADTTRAYLAGIVQDGYKLPRGPTILSPDRTMAALRREIYLRKPHIFKMSTLRDIRSLYGPDRKPFYAGFGNRFTDQISYRTVDVPRTRIFTINSNAEVSLDLLSLNKMKLSYVNMTEVVDHYFPPVSTLVKGGGEEYTDFTYWRDTPLELDEFSASDTEGEGEEEEEEEEEMDDEDEEYEDEDEDEIGEGMGDSYMSRDSYGDDLGESYDEDRMMRSALEERGQEGDYEEDLEEEFEEAVDEEVDRVGGEEEMPMDESTKEKKRILEDVERKLEEEKREKEKGKETVVPDTNAEIITGIKDLKVGAEVAEKKE; this is encoded by the exons ATGCAGTACGTCAGGAATCTGAGCGACTCTGTCTCGACAGCATGGAACTCGATCAACCCGGCAACATTGAGCGGAGCCATCGACGTAATAGTCGTTGAGCAGGAAGACGGATCGCTACTCTGCTCACCTTTTCACGTGCGCTTCGGCAAGTTCTCGCTCTTGCGCCCATACGAGAAGAAGGTCGAGTTCAAGGTCAATGGGGTCAAGCAGCCGTATTCGATGAAGCTGGGCGAAGGAGGCGAGGCATTCTTTGTATTCGAGACTAGCGACACTATTCCCAAGAGTCTCCAGACTTCTCCCCTCGTTTCTCCAGCCTCCAGTCCACCTTTGAGCCCACAACAAACCACCGGACTCGGGGAGCCTGAAGCCCTCGATCTTAACGATCCAAAGGTGCGGTCAGCGAGCTTTAGCAGACCGCCGTTGACCGTGCTCCCGAATCAAAGAGATG GCCTCATCACACCAAGATCAGCTTCTCCAGAGTTCGGAAAGACCGGAACCTCTATTGGCGACTGGTCCCCACCGCGTCCTCATAGCGATGATGTCCTGCGGATGACGGCTAGGAGGGCACCCAGTGAGGACTCGGACGACCCCGAAAACCCCAAGTACTCGGACCGTTCACACAGCCCACCGCCTCTCTCGGCATCCGAGGCTTTGCAGAGAGCCATGAATCTCTCCAGGGAGCTTGCCGCAGTGAATATTCAGACACATATCACCGAAACAGGAGATCTTATGCTGGACATGAGCAACTTCAAAAACAACGAGGAAGATGCGATCAAGACGGAGATTCTGGCTCGCAAGGTTCTCTCGGAGGAGCTCGACGGCTACTACGATATCGGCGCTCTGTTTGGTGTGGATGAGCGCGGAAATCTTTGGATCTACAGCAGCGAGGGAGCCAAGGCTGCCGCCATGAAGAAAGCCATGGAATCGAGCCTGCGCAACGACAACGGCATCGTCATGGACGCAGCTTCTGATCCCGGCTACCAGAGCGACAGCAGTGATGTGACAGCTTCACCTAGCGTACCAAGCCACAGACGTGCCGATTCAGACCTCGGCCAGATGTCTATCCAGACACCACCCAGCTCTCCCGGCTCCTCAACCGCCGGTGATCCGAACCGTAACTACGCGAAGACCTTGCGGTTGACCAGTGACCAGCTCAAGGCCTTGAACCTGAAGCCGGGCGAGAACTCGATGAGCTTCACCGTGAACCGCGCGACCTGCTCGGCCTACATGTACCTCTGGAAGTACGAGGTGCCAGTCGTCATCTCCGACATTgacggcaccatcaccaagtcAGATGCCTTAGGCCACGTGCTGAACATGATCGGCCGTGACTGGACTCACGCCGGTGTGGCCAAGCTATACACCGACATCGTCGCCAATGGGTATAACATTATGTACCTGACGAGTCGCTCCGTCGGACAAGCCGACACCACCAGGGCATACCTAGCCGGTATTGTCCAAGACGGCTACAAGCTTCCACGAGGCCCAACAATTCTGTCTCCAGATAGGACAATGGCCGCCCTCCGTCGCGAGATTTACCTCCGAAAGCCACACATCTTTAAGATGTCCACCCTGCGTGATATTCGCTCCCTCTACGGCCCCGACCGCAAACCCTTCTACGCCGGCTTCGGCAACCGTTTCACAGACCAAATCTCTTACCGCACAGTCGACGTGCCGAGAACAAGGATTTTCACCATCAACTCCAACGCGGAGGTCTCGCTCGATCTGCTCAGTCTTAACAAGATGAAGCTTAGCTATGTCAACATGACCGAGGTGGTAGACCACTACTTTCCCCCTGTCAGCACGCTTGTCAagggcggtggggaggaatACACTGATTTTACGTACTGGAGGGACACCCCGCTTGAACTGGACGAGTTCTCGGCTAGTGATaccgagggtgagggcgaggaagaggaagaagaagaagaggagatggatgatgaggatgaggagtatgaagatgaggatgaggatgagattggggaagggatgggggATAGTTACATGTCGAGGGATTCATACGGGGATGACTTGGGGGAGAGTTATGACGAGGacaggatgatgaggagtgCACTTGAGGAGAGGGGGCAGGAGGGGGATTAtgaggaggatttggaggaggagtttgaggaggcggtggatgaggaggttgatagggtgggtggtgaggaggagatgccGATGGATGAGAGCacaaaggagaagaagaggattttggaggatgtggagaggaagcttgaggaggagaagagagagaaggaaaaggggaaggaaacGGTTGTGCCGGATACTAATGCGGAGATTATCACTGGGATTAAGGATTTGAAGGTTGGTGCTGAGGttgcggagaagaaggagtgA